TAATTATACATTATTTAGTCATATACTCCTTTCATATACCAAATACTAATAATTTATCATAGTAGGATCATAATGGATATATGTATAATATATCATTGTCCACATTAATATCTTAAAAGCCTTTTTGTTTTCCATCGTTAATTATATGCACACAATCATAATAAAAcagaaaatttataaaagtataTCAAAAACCACATCATTGAACTCAAAGTATTTCATAGTTAATACATCATCTTGAATTTCTTTGATTGtaatattttaatcaataatcTATAATCATGAGATCACTCTTATATACGTAATAAATACTCTTTATCTCTGAATTTTCTCCTTAACactaattaagaaaaatatatcatttttagaaaaaaaatattattgcagAATTATACCAATAAATTGTCAGCAGCTCAATAATCAATGATATTGTTGATTGCCCAAGCCCTTAGATAAAATTATGCATTCATAATACATAAAttgcaattttaaaatataccaCAAATTATGCTTGACAATGCAGTGAAAAACTATATTGCCTTTTGCTCCTTCTATTAGGAGGaacaaatattcaaaaaatagaCTTTTTATTGCCAATGCATTCAGCAGATTCTGAATCAAAATATCTATTTTCAAGTGATTAGATTTTCTAAAATGAGTATGTAGCCTTTAGTTTCCTTAAAAGCATCTAAAACTTTCTTTGTagcttttttataatatacacTAAATTATTCACAACAAATAACATAACGTTTTTATTATATTCCGTTAGGTTCCATATCATTTTTTGACATTGTTTAAAACTAAATTCATATCTTTTCTTTCGTCTTACATAATATGTTCAAATCATTTACAACAAGCAATAAGTCATCGATACAcagaattaagaaaataaacttACTCGCACAAACTTTAGTGGTATCACAAAATTTTAcattcatttatatatataatttcctTATTTTTTATATCCCAATTAGAAGAAACTATGCAATGAAGCAACTACTTCTCGTAAACATACTGTGTGCAATGATTATTACATACAACATTGATGCATAAATAAATacagttaatattttttaaaaaaatgaaaatctgCTATGTCACTATAAATTTTTGAGACCTCTCCTTCATACATATTCCTTTTTAGGACCAACTACGTTTATTTGTTCTATCACCATTGGTTTATCATCCAATGTATATTATCCAACATAGAATAGCCAATGTAATGTTATTCTATATTCAACCCATGTACTCGaatttttttcgtttttttctAATCGGAGTCCTATTAGTCAATACTAGCTATTCTTGTAATAAccggctaaactccggtatcagaattcctaccgtccggtggaatctcggatgtcggaacctctagaagggtagagtcatgtttttatgaaatgtttttatgtatttcatgtttttaagtaagagattaaatgagtttttgcatgaaatcaaccttggaggaagacccaggttcggccgccgaacatgcatgcacttcgggagtgccttaggcccccgaaaacatgagcgagggaagtccaggttcggccgccgaatatggcatgcatgcggaggcacgttaggcccccgaaagtggcctggccagccactataaaggggtccccatgtccgaacgggcgagattttctccccatcttcggccaaggtgagttctccgtcgCCCCTTGtcgattttgagttccttccttcgagttttcttgattttcatgagtttgcaacttggttttgaagattttgaacaAAAGAACGAGTTTTAGAAACTTGGAGATCTAAGGGTGGATTTCTCCTCATCTTCGAGTTGGATCGCTTCTCCTCTcggttttcaagaggtaagcctagatccgaccctccttgcatgttttaagtaagttttaagttgatttatggagtagaaatgcatgtgtaggattttattgagtttttggtgatttttgagtttatgtacAATGTGGGTTGTGTGTATGTGTTTAATGTGTATTGGTTggggcttaggatagtttgagacccctgtGAGCTGATGGatgtgagtatgcatgttgtagaataggattttGCATGATTGATTGTTTGGAGACTTggttgtgcatgttggagctgagtttctgccctttggtagaactcaggttcggccgccgaacccgcttgtggaggtagctttcggctgtcgaaacttgccccgaaagatgactttcgtctctggagggcagtttcggccgccgaacatgcatgagtttcgtctctggaagggactttcggctgccgaaggtgccgccgaaagtggctgagtttcggctctggagggactttcggccgccgaacctgccgccgaaaatgccctgtccagccttcttttgcatgttttctatgattattgtaaggtgttttagggggtttttggggagtatttttagagttatgttcatgtatgtttggtccctcatttgagtccacctgtgtaggttcggacccgaggaaccgaggaccccagcagtgagatagctgcttcggtgttttgtcagagctagccagaggtgagtggaataaaccttactGTTTTAAGATAATGAAAGttctagcatgattcacgcatcatgaatgccatgagatatattaagttgtttacattagaattcacgaatatgttgcattgcacattatgttgttgatgtgggtggatgttggatgatcctttagccctggtatgatatgttatgatgagaaagtccaggttgtgcctgcactacgcccctggcaccatgtaagagaaagtccgggttgtgcctgcactacgccgcCGGCACGATTAATTATGtatgagggctattggtgacaagtctatcctttatgtgaattgtttgtgatgtgatgcataccatgaaagcatgaagttaattaaatattatattagtattctgctcactgggctctagtagctcacccctctcccttcacctccaggtttgcaggtacgggctagttcaggaggtcagcaagtgTAAAGAGAGGTTTATGTAATAgccagtagtggacatgaaaatgatgtaatgatgttaatgaacggttatgtaatgtaatttatGTCCTTGAGAATTAGttaatgtgcttgaccctaatatGTTAGCGGATCCCTTGATACATgatttataaatgaattaatgatgttttatgcgATCCAAGCatattgtatgttatgataccccattggagcatttgttgaggactctagtgtgaggtttatgtttatgagatgtgcatgcacaggttatgcttggaaacagaaaagaaaaatttttatagCTTATGAACATgtttgaccatgtatgggattccacaggtacTCAgggaggtatgttaggcttgctacgggtcccggcggccttaagccgacctggatcctagcgccggtagcggtccggtttccgggtcattacaattCTAATggttttttataaaatagatGATTAAAAATTCAATGAGTTAGTTTTTCATGAATCACTCTTTAGTTACTCTTTAGTCAAAATTTCAAATACTATCTTAAATGCTATTTGATGTTGCAACTTTGTTTTTTTCTCCTATATCCTAAAAAAATTGAGAATCGCAATAGCAAATAAGCGTGAAGCACTtaacatttatttaaaatgtgaaTTTCTCTCCCATAAATTAGGAGACAAATAAATAACTTTTGTTATCTACAAAAAAAGTGATGCATGTCAATGTACTTATGGTCATAAAATTAAGAGATGAGAGTATAATCAACTTGTAATAAAAAAACATGTAATCAATAACTAATCAGTGGCATTTGACTTAGATTTAGGCAAGATGAgaattaaaatagaaataaaagcaAGGATtgataaaataagagagaattaATATGATATAAGAAATCCCAGAAACAACATGGAAGTGCTTACGAAATGTTAAGCTTTCCAACACCCAAATCCTCCTTGTATAGCTTCCAACGAACATTAGCTAATGCTAGTTTCTCTTTAGCTCCAAGCCAATCCACATTAGCCTGCTTGATTTCACTTTCCAGATTTTTCCATTCTTCTAAATCTTTGGAAGCTTCGTTATTGGATTTctccaactcaaccaaaacagaCTTCTTATGAGCAACAATATCTTCCTTCTGGGTAATTAAGAGTTGAATTTCAGCCTCtagtttttcttcttcttttgaaaGTCTTGAGAATTCAGCCTCCTTGTAACTTAGCTCCTCATGTCTTTGTGCCAATTTTTCATCAAGAACAACAGTTTTTTCCTGACAGAGATGTTCTGCGAGCTTGCGCAGTTTCTGCAGTGTTTATAGCAACAGGAACACTCTCTCCAAATTCTGCCAGGTGAGAGAGAAGGTCTTCCAGAATTATCTTCTCACTCAAATTGTCACTGTGTTGAATGAGTGTAACGATAATTCCCTCAATATTGCTATAGGCATTAGCTAGTTGTATAGCCTCTAATGACATATTAAAAAACCCTTTTAATGTTTCTTTTTGTTGCTGAACATCAAGTTTAGGTGCTTGGTTTGACATGGAGATTTCACTGCTCAAAGTTCTAGTCTTGCTTGCAAGTTCTATAGTAGACCCTTGTATATTGTATGCACATTTGGGGAAGGTTTTCTAGGCTCAAAGGGATGATCCTACCATGCCAACAAAAGAAACATGTCTATCAAACATTAAAATATCGGTTTTAGGTGACCAAAAAATCTACAGTTTGCAACTTGAGCAGTGCAATAGAAGGTGGAGTCATCAATGCctattctatataatatataaaatgggAAGAATCAGTACTTTTTGAATAAACTTTTTCTAAGCTACCATCCGAGGAGGTTCTCCTTGCTAttaaaaaacttataaattaatGTGAATGAAGATCAGCAAATAACACCATCAGATATTATTATTGAACATTGCTCTTTTAGTGTTTATGATGCTAAAACTTAAAAGTTGTTAAACCTAATATATACTGTATAACCTTATATATGCAATACATAAAAAGAACAGAATTACCATTAAAGGAATAGTCTCAGCAATCATTGAAGGAGGTGGTGAATACTTGATAACCTCTTTATCATTGGTGGGAATACCAGTTTGAATGCCTTCTATAGTCCGGTTCAGAGGTTTAGTTGTTAAAGGAGCTTCAATAACAGTTGTTGATACAACATTTGCTTTAGTATCAACTACTTTGTTTTGTAATAAAGGAACTTGGTTTGTTTGTGGTGCAATCACTGGCTCAGATGGTTTTGTTTCATTCCTTGCTACTTCCTTTGTAGGGTCAAGCCTGGAGTAATGCTGGATACTGTGAACAAGAACCTCCACTTCAACAAGAAGCATATTGCCCACAAGATTCCCTTCTGCAGAATCTTTTATTTTGCCAAGAGGAATGAAAGATTTGAAACCCCAATCTTTTGCCAATGCTTGGAATACATGTCGTGTGTCTACAAAATATATAAGGCAAAACAATGTTAGAAGCATTCTTAGACATTCCAATTATGATTTACAAAGGGGACAATTGTGATCAAAgtgttctctctttttttttctaattgatGTGAGACGAAAGGGTGAATTAGTGGAAGCTTATTAGAAGACACTGGAAGTGATTCTCAAATGGAGACTTGGACTGGAGAAGCAAATGCAATAAAAATTCTTCAATTTGCTGCATAACATGACAGGATTAGCCCCCTTGTTTGACTCCACAAAAGAAAGCAACTTAGAAGACTAAGCTCGTTACCAAATTCTGTAGccaaagcagaagcagaaggaaTTATGTGCCAATGAATCTATAGTTTTTCATTAATGCAGCAATTTGGTGAAGGCTGTGCCTGAATGGCACGAAGATGTAATCAAAGGTGTCAAGAATATGGTGGAGTTCTTGGGGGAGAAAAAAAAGGTGGTGTTGTATCAAGGACAACTTAATTTGAGAGATGGTACCGTTTCAACTGAATGGAAGGAAATAGAGAGGCTTCTTATAACGGAATGAAAGGTGTGGGTAGCAAATGGAGAGCTTGCTGGGTTTGTGCAAAGCGGGGGAGATTGAGCAGTATGGGTTTATCATAAAAGAAGAGTACATTGTTTAAACGCTTGctgaaatttatcaaaattaactaaatagtccttattttttctaagaaaaaaactaattaaaacatatctatattttgtaaaatataaatCTTTAGTTCTTCAGTCAAAAAGATGTTAGTTAACTTGTCTTAGTCTCTTAAATGTTTATAGTTACTATTCATATTGTTTAATCACTCTAAACAAGGCCAAAATAAATTGTctagcttttttatttttaggctAAATTAAGCTTAAATTGTAACTTGTAAACTAAtttgacaaaaaaataaaatgggcTGAATTGAATATCATTAATAAACACAGATTTGGTCATGACTTATTTTGATAAGGatagataaatattaaataggTAAGATATAAGATATGTGTGGTTATATAGCTTAATTATGCTGAATCAGAGTACCTTCTCTGACTGTCAAACTATTGTTGAGTTGATTTTTAACTGCAAAGCTAATTTTTGCATCTCTAATCCATCCTTGTGGCAAACTTGTTGAATCAGCAACATCCAAGTATATTGACAAATGATTCACATTGTTTCCTTTGGGGAAAAGAAGCAAACACCTGCCggacaataaataaaaaagaaaaaaaataaattttcaggaCCACATTGTTTCCTTTGGGAAAAATAAGCAAACACCTAACGAACaacaaataaaaacaaaatttcaAGAAAATATTGCATCATAACAAAAAACGAAAAAAAGTTAACAAGAAGAGATCAAGAGTACCAATTACAACCACCAGCACAGAAAACCTCTGAATACAGTTTATTTGTAGTCAATGTGGAAAAGTTAAAACCTAAGAACCCCCTTCTTTAATTGAAGGGAAAATCCATTGTGACCTTCAATAGCTCTTcaggtattattattatttttttaattaatgtgatacttaaaaatatgttcctcaaaaacataaatatgtatatattttctcttgaaaaatttactttttaatttttatggtataaaaaaaattaattaattcttcagttttcaaaaaatcttttaaaacatctatgaaattttaaaaactgcTAATTAGTCTCTCAAATTACTCCTACAGTGTCTCAGCTgtgcaaaatattaaaattttaagttatgaGAAGTGTGTTTGGTTGGTAAGAAACCATTACAAAAATAATTCCATTTTCGCATCAACTTGCAGTATTTCTCAAATAGAAGGGCAAATGTGAAATCATGactcataattattttttaattttgttagacCAAAATATACAAAGACATTGAACACTTTAACatcaattaaaatgaaaattgaagAACCCAAAtcttttttaaaggaaaatcaagaaaagaaagttaaaaaaaaaacccttacGTGACAATGGAGTCCCACAAGTGCTAAAGGCAGCATGAGAATCAGGAGCCGAACCAGAATCCATAGAGAGTTCGAACGAGTCCTAAGAATTAGTAATGCTTCGAATGATAGTTGGGTATGTGAGTAGAGAGACGGTGAAAGACAAAAGTGAGGGGGAAATTCGTCCGTGCATTAGGGCGTATACATCCATGGATGTAACCATGacacataattttttattggttGGTATACAAATACACTTGTATATCCAGGTACatgcaataatttttttaaaataggctTATTTGATCTTAGTGAAAAGTATAAGGACAAATATACGATATTCTGTGCTAAGACATGTGCTAGCTTGTTCCCTTCCCTTTTAATAAACTTGAAACAGATGGACTCAAACTGGGAACTCAAGCAATTGATGTCATATACACTGTTCTGAATCTGAATATAAACAAGAGCACCCTGCAAACCTTGAATCAATTGAAGGCAATCACCATCAATGATAGCTTTAGAAAACCCTTGAGCTGACAATAAATTGAGCGCTTCCCTGTAAGCTAGCAACTCAGTTGTAGGAGGATCAGAGATATAACATAGGTTTGTATGACCAATCCACAATATTGCCACTAAAATCCCGAACCACAACTGCTAGCGCACTACAGGCATTAACTAAATCAGTAGTAACATTAAAATTTACTTTGTTTATAGTGGTAAGAGGAGGTGACCAGAAAGGAGAATGTGCCTATTTAGTTTCTGGCTCCATAGTATCTTTTAGATTGCAATCTCTTAATTCCTTGTGAAAGTTTAGGGTTGAGGATATAACTTCACGAGGTTGTTAGATTGCACCAATGAAAATCGCAATGTTCCTTGATTTCCATTCTCATAATGAAAACCATGAGTTGGAGCAATGTTCCTTGATTTCCATCTTCATAAGGATAGGGTCGTCCCTTATTTACACTCTCAATCTCATTTTTTAGTTGCCGACACTCTTTTGTCGTATGATTATGATTTTCGTGAAAATGGTAGTACTTAGTCCTATCTCATTTCTCTGCTTTTTCGAGATTGAGCTTGGGCAACCATCTGGTTTCTTTGTCATTCTTTCTGATCCATATTAAGATACGAGTATGTGAGTCATTCAACGgagtataatttttatacttacttTAGTTGTCCCTTCTTCGAGAGATGGGATAACTCTTATGATCTCTTTCATATTCTCGCCTCTCGAGTTTTTGATTTTGCTTTTGGTTCGCCCTCTTATCCTCTTTTAATGCTTGGACTTCGTCATCTAACCTAATATACTTTTGAGCTTTATCTATCAACTATTGATACGTCGCGACCATATTTTTAATCAAAGAATCCATGAATTTGACGTTTTGTATTCCTTTCTTTAATACTTCACACGCTATTTCGTAATTTAATTCTTTCACCTATATGGCTTCAGCATTGAACCGTGAGATAAAACTTTTTAAAGACTCGCTATCTTCTTGGTGGATCTTCTGCAAgtcaaagaaatattttttaggaggtatatatataataaatttggatttaaataatatagcaaACTGTgtgaagttttaaattaaacctgaattcagatgttggtaccatttctacGCCAAACCTATGAGTGTTAATAGAAACATTCGGTATAATACAAAGTTATTGACATCCTGAAGTTGCATGGTTATCCTAAAAATTTTCAGGTGGCTTCTAGGATCTGTTGCTCCATCATATTTGTTCAAGTTAGGCAGCTTGAACTTGGTTGGGAAGGTTTATGCTAAAATTTCTTCTGAAAGAGGCAAGGTGCCATCTAAGCCAAACTCTTTCTCTTGTTCCTTTTGGTATCTTTGCACGGTCTATACTAACTTTCAATTGATGCCTTTTGGAGTTTCGTCTGATTCATCTTCAGATTCGGCCTTTCCCTTAGGCCGCCTTTTGACCGCTTCTGTCCGAGCCCTTGGAGTATCTACAgaggcttcctcccttcttTCGAGAGCCATGTGCAATGCCTCCTCCTGTGCCTTGTACTGCCCAAGAATAGCCTGCAACCTTTAGATGTATTGGAGCATCTGcttgttatttaaattattaaggtcCGCTTCATTGACTATTGGAGACGTGTTTTGTCCATTGTCAGGAGTAGAAGAAATGATGACACCCTCGTTGGTGGCGATATTAGCAGCAGTTCGCAAATTATTGGCCATTTTGAAAGTGGAAGGAGAGAGAGGTATTCTTCTATGAGAGAAATAATAGGAGATCGGtcgtaatccaaatgaatagagaggaTTCAAAGGATTTTCCGGCAATGAAACTAAATGATATTGCAGAAAATATATTGTTGACGTGGCTGAAATGGAATGATGCTGTAATTGGATAGACTTATAAAagagagaatgtgaggtggtggatGCCCACGACaaccactctgacgctcaagttagtatactgaaaagagagtgaatgtaatgaattgcttagaccTTTTGTATGAGAGAGAATATAACTACATTTGCCTCTGTAATTCTttcccttttatactgtaagaaggtagAGACAAATATAACATTTTCCAATAATCCGGCAATGATATAGTTAGCTTATTGATAAGGAATTTTCACTAGCTAATTGGTCGAAAATTCCGTAATCGCAGACATAATGAGAATACACTGAATTGTGCTTGATAATGGTAACTTTGTGCCGAGACTTGCCTTGTCGAGAGGAGGGCAAGTCTTGTTGATAAATCAGATATTAAGGTATTTGGGTCTTCCTTTTCTCAGACTAGACCGCATTTTCTACTTATCAAACTTTTGTTACGTGACCCTATCTTGTGGTGACAGCTCGTGACTTACCTTAAACAATTGTTATGTAATATCACTATCATAATTCctaatttaaaatctaaaatttataatttaaaaatacatagaTTTAAAGATTCATAtggatttatattttaaagtaaagATTAATTAAGACTATATTTGTTATCAAATCCATACTTTAAAGTAAAGATTAATTAAGACTATATTTGTTATCAATCGTTGGAGTATATAGTTAAATAGAATTACAAATATGCTTATGTGAATTTAAACAAAAGGTAAAATATATAAGTAAGTAACACTTGATATGGTCTACGTACCGatttaaattagtaaaatttattttaaagattttactataattataataaatataaaagtttgaGTGTATCAATTTTCTAGCAAAATTTAGATGTTGttgatttagaaaaaaataatattgattgatattttcttattttgtgtagtttttaataagtttattaTGTTATTTAGATGATTTTAGTGGGTTTtcagattttaatttaattatatgttaaattatttttttatttggagatcttaaattgtaaaaattattaaaattataattttttatattaatttctgCCAGCGATGCATATCAGATCATTGTAGTATTTGATTAGAttgacaaaaataaaaaaaaatgtaaaattaaaatttatttgttgattattttttattacaattctcttgtgaattgaattaattttttttaaattcaattttttatttattttataaacaaaGGAACATGTTCGTGAGCCTAGTACAGGTCGAGTTgagattaa
This sequence is a window from Manihot esculenta cultivar AM560-2 chromosome 4, M.esculenta_v8, whole genome shotgun sequence. Protein-coding genes within it:
- the LOC110613284 gene encoding MATH domain and coiled-coil domain-containing protein At3g58270-like — translated: MANNLRTAANIATNEGVIISSTPDNGQNTCLLLFPKGNNVNHLSIYLDVADSTSLPQGWIRDAKISFAVKNQLNNSLTVREDTRHVFQALAKDWGFKSFIPLGKIKDSAEGNLVGNMLLVEVEVLVHSIQHYSRLDPTKEVARNETKPSEPVIAPQTNQVPLLQNKVVDTKANVVSTTVIEAPLTTKPLNRTIEGIQTGIPTNDKEVIKYSPPPSMIAETIPLMDHPFEPRKPSPNVHTIYKGLL